A single genomic interval of Picosynechococcus sp. PCC 7003 harbors:
- the apcB gene encoding allophycocyanin subunit beta, which translates to MRDAVTSLIRNYDTTGRYFDRDAIESLKDYFASGNDRIAVAAMINSQSAELVKAAANNLFEAVPELLLAGGNAYTTRRFSACLRDMDYYLRYGTYALIAGDMDVLNERVLQGLRETYNSLGVPIAPTVRGIQFLKDAIKEMAAAAGIANTAFVDEPFDHMTRELSEIDL; encoded by the coding sequence ATGCGGGACGCTGTTACAAGTCTGATCAGAAATTACGATACCACCGGGCGTTACTTTGACCGTGATGCCATCGAGAGCCTTAAAGATTACTTTGCTTCGGGGAATGACCGAATCGCCGTTGCCGCGATGATCAATAGTCAATCTGCGGAGCTTGTTAAGGCCGCCGCTAATAACCTCTTTGAAGCGGTGCCTGAGCTGCTCTTAGCCGGGGGCAACGCCTATACAACCCGTCGCTTTTCTGCTTGTTTGCGGGATATGGACTACTACCTCCGCTATGGCACCTATGCCTTGATTGCTGGGGATATGGACGTTCTCAACGAGCGGGTACTGCAGGGTTTAAGAGAAACCTACAATTCCCTAGGGGTGCCCATTGCGCCGACGGTCCGGGGGATTCAATTCCTCAAGGATGCCATTAAGGAAATGGCGGCGGCGGCTGGCATTGCAAATACAGCTTTTGTCGATGAACCGTTTGACCACATGACCCGTGAACTGAGCGAAATAGATCTCTAG
- a CDS encoding LysR family transcriptional regulator yields MRLEQLQAFLAIAATGNFGQAAQQCGVTQSTVSRQIQSLEAAVGMPLFHRSAQVKLTLAGERFLPYARKICSSWDNARAEINDLLAGNQSELCVAAIHSVCAYHLPPVLQQFCRMYPQTQLRVTALGSDRALKVLRDSLVDVAIVMNNRFLTASPDMVVMPLYKESVEVLLSKHHPLVQKEKLSWIDIASYPQVVFKDGYGMQRYVQDQLANHGLAPTATVELNSLDAFRGLVRQGDMIALLPQSALVEARTDSALVVKALPDAMDMREVVLVTTSDRLEIPPIQYFCSLITQLLSQPRLDTLSA; encoded by the coding sequence ATGCGCCTGGAGCAATTGCAAGCATTTTTGGCGATCGCCGCCACCGGAAATTTTGGTCAAGCAGCCCAGCAATGTGGCGTCACCCAATCCACCGTCAGTCGCCAAATTCAAAGCCTTGAGGCCGCCGTCGGCATGCCCCTTTTTCACCGCAGTGCCCAGGTCAAACTTACCCTGGCGGGGGAACGGTTTTTGCCCTATGCCCGCAAAATTTGCAGCAGTTGGGATAATGCCCGTGCTGAAATCAATGATCTCCTCGCTGGCAACCAATCGGAGCTTTGTGTCGCCGCGATTCACTCCGTCTGTGCCTATCACCTGCCGCCTGTGCTCCAACAATTCTGTCGGATGTATCCCCAAACCCAACTGCGGGTCACCGCCCTCGGCAGCGATCGCGCCCTGAAAGTATTGCGGGATAGCCTCGTGGATGTGGCCATTGTCATGAACAATCGCTTTCTTACCGCCAGCCCCGATATGGTCGTGATGCCCCTCTACAAAGAAAGCGTTGAAGTCCTCCTCAGCAAACATCATCCCCTCGTCCAAAAGGAAAAATTAAGCTGGATCGACATCGCGAGCTACCCCCAAGTTGTTTTCAAAGATGGCTATGGCATGCAACGCTACGTACAAGATCAATTGGCTAACCACGGCCTCGCCCCCACGGCCACCGTTGAACTCAATAGCCTCGATGCGTTCCGTGGACTGGTACGCCAAGGCGATATGATTGCCCTCTTGCCCCAATCTGCCCTTGTTGAAGCTCGCACTGATTCTGCCCTGGTGGTCAAAGCGTTACCCGATGCGATGGATATGCGGGAAGTCGTGCTCGTCACGACCAGCGATCGCCTAGAGATTCCGCCAATTCAATACTTTTGTAGCCTCATTACCCAACTTCTTTCTCAACCGCGCCTCGATACCCTCAGTGCCTAG
- a CDS encoding S-layer homology domain-containing protein codes for MNHSNPAPLVPSLDHWAMPFSNQLVTVKGLGAWFGSGFNPTQPVTRREFATVLAQCFDLPRPWGTFVPEFSDVSHPDQLAIAKAVSMGFLTGYPDGPFRPQTVLKRFEVLEALVRGLGLSPGNPAVLRAFRDYAQIPSAAMGEIAAATQHHFVVTQPQVDLRPLQRITWGEMVAFLHQALVLQGELPVLAAPGLVDPLPYLPTFTDVQNHWAKPFIQAIANLGYIHGSAQGEFSPDQPLSRGQFALWIQALFHPSPRRPRQQFLDVPPHSPAAEAIQQGYRGCFFSGFPDQTFQPQQPLRRVHLLVAIAQGLRLPPGDIALAEHYTDYEEIPPYAQAAMAAALQAKIGVLPQEKSRLKPGAIATRAEGLVYCHQALVYRRRLLPQT; via the coding sequence ATGAATCACTCAAATCCGGCTCCCTTGGTTCCCTCCCTTGACCATTGGGCCATGCCGTTTAGTAATCAGCTTGTCACCGTCAAAGGTTTAGGAGCTTGGTTTGGGTCTGGGTTTAATCCGACTCAACCAGTGACTCGGCGTGAATTTGCCACGGTGCTGGCCCAATGTTTTGATCTGCCACGGCCCTGGGGCACTTTTGTGCCGGAATTCTCGGATGTTTCTCACCCAGACCAGCTGGCGATCGCCAAAGCAGTATCCATGGGATTTTTGACGGGTTATCCCGATGGTCCTTTTCGCCCCCAAACTGTCCTAAAACGCTTTGAAGTGCTAGAAGCATTGGTACGGGGTTTGGGCCTAAGTCCGGGCAATCCGGCGGTCTTACGGGCGTTTCGGGACTACGCCCAGATTCCCTCGGCGGCGATGGGGGAGATCGCCGCTGCCACCCAACATCACTTTGTCGTGACCCAGCCCCAAGTTGATCTCCGGCCCCTCCAACGCATTACCTGGGGAGAAATGGTGGCTTTTTTGCACCAAGCTTTGGTTTTACAGGGAGAATTGCCCGTCTTGGCTGCGCCTGGGTTGGTCGATCCGCTGCCCTATCTGCCGACTTTTACCGATGTGCAAAATCATTGGGCCAAGCCCTTTATTCAGGCGATCGCCAATCTTGGCTACATTCACGGTTCAGCCCAGGGCGAATTTTCCCCAGATCAGCCCCTCAGTCGCGGCCAGTTTGCCCTGTGGATCCAGGCCCTGTTTCACCCCAGTCCCCGGCGGCCCCGGCAGCAATTTCTCGATGTGCCGCCCCATTCCCCTGCGGCTGAGGCGATTCAACAGGGCTATCGGGGCTGCTTTTTTTCAGGGTTTCCTGATCAAACTTTTCAGCCCCAGCAACCTTTGCGGCGCGTCCATCTTCTCGTGGCGATCGCCCAGGGCCTCCGTTTACCCCCAGGGGACATTGCCCTAGCAGAACATTACACAGATTATGAGGAGATCCCCCCCTATGCCCAGGCAGCGATGGCGGCGGCCCTCCAAGCAAAGATTGGTGTGCTCCCCCAGGAAAAATCGAGACTCAAACCCGGAGCGATCGCCACCCGAGCTGAAGGCCTCGTTTATTGTCACCAAGCCTTGGTTTATCGTCGACGGTTATTGCCGCAAACCTAG
- the hisF gene encoding imidazole glycerol phosphate synthase subunit HisF encodes MLAKRILPCLDVNAGRVVKGVNFVDLKDAGDPVELAKVYNDAGADELVFLDITATHEDRDTIIDVVYQTAEQVFIPLTVGGGISTTAQIKNLLRAGADKVSINSSAVRNPNFINEAAERFGNQCIVVAIDARRRPDPANPGWDVYVRGGRENTGIDALGWAKEMAQRGAGELLVTSMDADGTQAGYDLELTKAIANAVEIPVIASGGAGNTQHIYEALTTGKAEAALLASLLHYGQLTVAEIKTYLQQHQVPVRPVNPVSP; translated from the coding sequence ATGCTCGCCAAACGAATTTTGCCTTGCCTCGATGTAAATGCTGGCCGGGTTGTCAAAGGTGTGAATTTTGTCGATCTTAAGGATGCTGGTGATCCGGTGGAGCTGGCGAAAGTCTATAACGATGCGGGGGCCGACGAATTGGTTTTTCTAGACATCACTGCCACCCACGAAGACCGCGACACCATTATCGATGTGGTCTACCAAACCGCAGAACAGGTCTTTATTCCCCTTACCGTCGGCGGTGGCATCAGCACCACAGCCCAGATTAAAAATCTCCTGCGGGCCGGGGCCGATAAGGTCAGTATCAATTCTTCAGCGGTGCGGAACCCCAATTTCATCAATGAAGCGGCGGAACGATTTGGTAATCAGTGCATTGTGGTGGCGATCGATGCCCGGCGACGACCAGATCCAGCAAATCCGGGTTGGGATGTGTATGTGCGAGGAGGCCGGGAAAATACCGGGATTGATGCCCTGGGCTGGGCGAAGGAAATGGCCCAACGGGGGGCTGGGGAATTGCTCGTGACGAGTATGGATGCCGATGGTACCCAGGCGGGTTATGACCTCGAACTGACAAAGGCGATCGCCAATGCCGTTGAAATTCCGGTCATTGCCTCTGGGGGCGCGGGGAATACCCAGCATATTTACGAAGCCTTGACGACCGGGAAAGCAGAGGCCGCCCTCCTCGCCTCGTTACTCCACTATGGTCAACTGACCGTCGCCGAAATTAAGACCTATCTCCAACAGCATCAGGTGCCCGTGCGCCCCGTAAATCCTGTCAGTCCCTAG
- a CDS encoding SpoIID/LytB domain-containing protein yields the protein MVRSAKFQGQWLGLGLWIGLGLWGPGALPGNAVEIEVGIVQRFGEEQNDTLTISSLPGDRLEVDILSGGQKQTLQTDQVTLEVAQQPLPQAELAEYVVLSDQGTFETAEDSAKFWRSLGIEVEITQPGRWQVWAKRDVYQTPLLRRLLLQELKAKGYTTPYLSSTVRTEKAIASFVVGGYRYNRANVTIRSRNGLFDIQEDGGTKSRFAGELRLQPNAYGTFTLVSDVDIEVYLRGVVPYEIGPNAPDNAVEAQTIIARTYALRNLRRFQADDYELCATIHCQVYKGLQGTSPRIDQAIARTKGLVLTYNNELVDALYSSTTGGVTASFSDVWDGAERPYLKAVIDSPNPVWDLKGNSLADEQAFRKFIALNQGFNETGRTVFRWERSATLQELATTLQTYLERTQNPLAGIQTVQKLEIKRRSPSGRVLELDVTTDRGIVKLLKNEIRSALGPPRSTLFYLQPNLNPQNQLTGYTFVGGGFGHGVGMSQYGSYNLANLGWSAARILQFYYPGTTLQPLDESIVFWRETP from the coding sequence ATGGTGCGCAGTGCTAAATTTCAGGGGCAGTGGCTCGGATTAGGGTTATGGATCGGACTTGGGCTATGGGGGCCGGGGGCGTTACCCGGAAATGCCGTTGAGATCGAAGTGGGCATCGTCCAACGGTTCGGGGAAGAGCAAAACGATACTTTGACGATCTCTAGTCTGCCGGGCGATCGCCTTGAGGTGGACATTCTCAGCGGCGGTCAAAAACAAACGCTCCAGACCGATCAAGTCACCCTAGAAGTCGCCCAGCAACCCTTGCCCCAGGCGGAATTGGCAGAATACGTTGTCCTCAGTGACCAGGGCACCTTCGAGACGGCGGAAGACAGCGCCAAATTTTGGCGTTCCCTCGGCATTGAAGTAGAAATTACCCAACCCGGTCGCTGGCAAGTCTGGGCAAAACGGGATGTTTATCAAACGCCCCTCCTCCGGCGGTTGTTGCTCCAGGAATTAAAGGCGAAGGGTTACACGACCCCTTATCTAAGCTCGACGGTGCGCACCGAAAAGGCGATCGCCTCCTTTGTGGTGGGGGGATATCGCTACAATCGAGCAAATGTGACGATCCGTTCGCGCAACGGTTTGTTTGATATTCAAGAAGATGGCGGCACAAAAAGTCGTTTTGCTGGAGAACTCAGGCTACAACCCAATGCCTATGGCACCTTTACCCTCGTCAGTGATGTGGATATTGAGGTGTATTTACGGGGGGTCGTTCCCTACGAAATTGGCCCCAATGCCCCCGATAATGCCGTCGAAGCCCAGACGATCATTGCCCGCACCTATGCCCTGCGTAATTTACGGCGCTTCCAGGCAGATGATTACGAACTTTGTGCCACGATCCATTGTCAGGTTTACAAAGGTCTCCAGGGCACCAGTCCCCGCATTGACCAGGCGATCGCCCGCACCAAAGGTTTAGTGCTCACCTATAACAACGAATTGGTCGATGCCCTGTATTCTTCCACCACCGGGGGGGTGACAGCCTCCTTTAGCGATGTGTGGGACGGGGCAGAGCGGCCCTACCTCAAAGCCGTGATTGATTCCCCGAACCCAGTCTGGGATCTTAAGGGTAACTCCCTCGCTGACGAACAAGCCTTTCGGAAATTTATCGCCCTCAACCAAGGCTTTAACGAAACGGGGCGTACTGTGTTCCGTTGGGAAAGATCCGCCACCCTCCAGGAATTGGCCACAACCCTACAAACTTATTTAGAACGCACCCAAAATCCCCTCGCGGGCATTCAGACAGTGCAAAAACTTGAAATTAAGCGGCGATCGCCTTCGGGTCGCGTCCTAGAATTGGATGTCACCACCGACCGGGGCATTGTCAAACTCCTCAAAAATGAAATTCGCAGTGCCCTAGGGCCGCCCCGCAGCACCCTGTTTTACCTACAGCCCAACCTCAATCCCCAGAATCAACTCACGGGCTATACCTTTGTGGGGGGCGGGTTCGGCCATGGAGTTGGCATGAGTCAATACGGTTCCTACAATCTTGCTAATTTAGGCTGGTCAGCGGCGCGGATTCTCCAGTTTTATTATCCTGGTACTACCCTCCAGCCCTTGGATGAATCCATCGTCTTTTGGCGGGAGACTCCTTAA
- a CDS encoding hybrid sensor histidine kinase/response regulator yields the protein MNNNSHDEAHNYQDSEFEDELLELFEDLEADPPPPPTVDFPKEIDPKVSFISFANNFEELLAFEEATSSQSQMSQQASPQNEADLEADLEALLQDTNPNQPPEIETYAVESEPYFPLEDPVSPPLKRPKAIATKISPVTNGQISYYSPLEDLSQYLEVTPSSSANPVNWNALTQLIQQAPSASSSSPSPSPQKRPQITISKQTDFGELEALLQQADTMGGPPITTTSGPNTTRQRSQKVNSFEQTMRIPVKQLDNLSNLMGELVVNRNTLEQSQEKLRQFLDNLTGQVQRLNDIGGQMQDLYERSLLERSLLASRGQNTEYHFPSGFTDKPAAPNRSNAQEYDPLEMDQFTGFHLLSQEMIELIVRVRESSSDIEFLVDDNEQIARNLRQVSTQLQEGLTKSRMIPFAQAADRLVRPVREISLKLNKRASLNVEGREVLIDKMILEQLYDPLTHLINNAITHGIEAPEVRLSKGKPAAGVVSLKAYIQGNQIVISIADDGAGMDSEALVHKALEKNLITPEQLPDLSQQDIYDFIFHPGFTTKAQADDFSGRGVGMDVVRTALGSIRGTITIDSVLGKGTTFTIRLPLTLNICRALFCLNRHARIALPMDGVEDMQTYTLDQVEQQGRRRYIRWRDSRLRVYPLNNLLTLQRQIGRGSIYGGVSDPDQIPVVILRSAGNLLAIQVDQVLGEQEIVIKQIEGPIPKPAAIAGATVLGDGTVMPVVDVLELIELAAQGRVRAKATTWQDNPALHLLVPEMVQTEPIVLIVDDSITVRELLSMSFTKAGYRVEQARDGQEAWEKLRGGLPCELVFCDIEMPRMDGLELLSRIQKDPNLEKIPVAMLTSRGADRHRQMAAELGASAYFTKPYLEEVLLDAAQKMRQGDVLLPGSTRQPTVLEPEDEMGDFEPLDDASVKVTAPRILIVDDSVTVRELLAITFQKAGYHVERARDGEDALEQLLKNPDFSLVFCDIEMPRLDGLALLEEIQKYPELTHIPIAMLTSRGAGRHRQIAAARGAKAYFTKPYVEDQLLGAAARLMAGEILLDENGKVVA from the coding sequence GTGAACAACAACAGTCATGATGAAGCGCATAACTATCAAGACTCTGAGTTTGAGGACGAACTCCTAGAACTATTTGAAGACCTCGAAGCAGACCCTCCGCCTCCACCAACGGTCGACTTTCCCAAGGAAATCGATCCGAAAGTTTCATTTATCAGCTTTGCGAACAACTTTGAAGAACTTTTAGCCTTTGAGGAAGCGACATCTTCCCAGTCGCAAATGTCTCAACAAGCTTCGCCCCAAAACGAAGCCGACCTCGAAGCCGATTTAGAAGCTCTCCTCCAAGATACTAACCCCAACCAACCCCCCGAAATAGAAACTTACGCTGTCGAGAGCGAACCTTATTTCCCCCTCGAAGACCCCGTTTCCCCGCCCCTCAAGCGCCCCAAGGCCATTGCCACCAAGATCTCCCCGGTAACCAATGGTCAGATCAGCTATTACTCTCCCCTAGAAGATCTCAGTCAGTACCTAGAAGTGACGCCCAGTTCGTCGGCCAACCCTGTAAACTGGAACGCCCTCACCCAACTCATTCAACAAGCCCCTAGCGCCTCTAGCTCTAGCCCTAGTCCCTCCCCTCAAAAACGTCCCCAAATCACCATTTCCAAACAGACAGACTTCGGCGAATTAGAAGCCCTGCTCCAACAGGCAGACACCATGGGCGGGCCTCCTATTACCACCACCAGTGGCCCCAACACAACTCGTCAACGCTCCCAAAAGGTCAACAGCTTTGAGCAGACCATGCGGATTCCCGTCAAGCAACTCGATAACCTGAGCAACTTGATGGGAGAACTTGTTGTCAACCGCAATACCCTCGAACAAAGCCAAGAAAAGCTCCGGCAATTCCTCGACAATCTCACGGGCCAAGTTCAACGGCTCAATGACATTGGTGGCCAGATGCAAGATCTTTACGAGCGCTCCCTCCTAGAGCGTTCTCTGCTTGCCAGTCGCGGCCAGAATACTGAATATCACTTTCCTTCAGGCTTTACTGACAAACCTGCCGCCCCCAACCGCAGCAATGCCCAAGAATACGATCCCCTCGAAATGGATCAGTTCACTGGCTTCCATCTCCTCTCCCAGGAGATGATTGAGCTGATCGTGCGGGTGCGTGAATCTTCCTCTGACATCGAATTTTTAGTTGATGATAATGAACAAATTGCCCGTAACCTCCGGCAGGTCAGTACGCAGCTCCAGGAAGGTTTGACCAAATCACGGATGATTCCCTTTGCCCAAGCGGCCGATCGCCTGGTGCGCCCCGTCCGGGAAATTTCGCTCAAACTTAATAAGCGAGCCTCCCTCAATGTTGAAGGTCGAGAAGTGCTCATTGACAAAATGATCCTGGAGCAACTCTACGACCCCCTAACTCACCTGATCAACAACGCCATTACCCATGGGATCGAAGCCCCGGAAGTACGCCTCAGTAAGGGTAAGCCTGCGGCAGGGGTTGTCTCCCTCAAGGCTTACATTCAGGGGAATCAAATTGTCATTTCTATTGCTGATGATGGCGCAGGGATGGATTCTGAAGCCCTTGTCCACAAAGCCCTCGAAAAGAACCTGATCACCCCTGAGCAACTGCCGGATCTCAGTCAGCAGGATATTTATGACTTTATTTTCCATCCTGGCTTTACCACCAAGGCCCAGGCCGATGACTTTTCGGGTCGCGGGGTTGGCATGGATGTGGTCCGCACTGCCCTGGGTAGTATTCGAGGCACGATTACCATTGACTCCGTTCTGGGTAAAGGCACAACATTTACCATTCGACTGCCCCTCACCCTCAATATCTGTCGTGCTTTATTTTGTCTCAACCGCCATGCCCGCATTGCCCTGCCCATGGATGGGGTTGAAGATATGCAGACTTACACCCTAGACCAAGTGGAACAGCAAGGTCGCAGACGTTATATTCGCTGGCGAGATTCTCGATTGCGGGTTTATCCTCTCAATAATTTGTTGACGCTCCAACGGCAAATTGGGCGGGGCTCAATCTATGGTGGAGTTAGCGATCCTGACCAAATTCCCGTTGTGATCCTGCGCAGTGCGGGGAATCTCCTGGCGATTCAAGTGGATCAGGTGCTGGGGGAACAGGAAATTGTGATTAAACAGATCGAAGGGCCGATCCCAAAACCAGCGGCGATCGCCGGGGCGACAGTCCTGGGGGATGGCACGGTTATGCCTGTGGTCGATGTGCTAGAGCTGATTGAACTTGCGGCCCAGGGACGGGTCAGGGCCAAGGCTACCACCTGGCAAGATAACCCGGCCTTACATCTACTCGTGCCAGAGATGGTGCAAACAGAGCCCATTGTGTTGATTGTAGATGATTCGATCACGGTGCGCGAACTCCTCTCGATGAGTTTCACCAAGGCTGGCTATCGGGTTGAGCAGGCCCGGGATGGCCAGGAAGCTTGGGAAAAACTCCGGGGAGGATTACCCTGTGAACTGGTCTTTTGCGACATTGAGATGCCGCGCATGGATGGCTTGGAGCTATTATCGCGGATTCAAAAAGACCCCAATTTAGAAAAAATTCCGGTGGCAATGCTCACATCCAGGGGAGCGGATCGCCACCGACAAATGGCCGCTGAACTGGGAGCGAGTGCCTATTTCACGAAACCCTATCTTGAGGAAGTGCTTTTAGATGCGGCCCAAAAAATGCGCCAAGGGGATGTATTGCTGCCCGGCAGTACGCGACAGCCCACGGTCTTGGAACCTGAAGACGAGATGGGGGATTTTGAACCCCTAGATGATGCGTCGGTGAAAGTGACGGCCCCAAGGATTTTGATTGTGGATGATTCGGTGACGGTGCGGGAATTGCTGGCCATTACCTTCCAAAAGGCGGGCTACCATGTGGAACGGGCCCGGGATGGAGAGGATGCATTGGAGCAGTTATTGAAAAATCCAGATTTTAGTTTGGTGTTCTGCGATATTGAGATGCCGCGTTTGGATGGTTTAGCGTTGCTCGAAGAAATTCAAAAGTATCCTGAGTTGACTCACATTCCCATCGCCATGTTGACCTCACGCGGGGCCGGACGACACCGACAAATCGCAGCGGCCCGGGGAGCAAAGGCCTATTTCACCAAACCCTATGTGGAAGATCAGTTGCTGGGGGCAGCGGCCCGGTTAATGGCTGGGGAAATTTTGCTAGATGAAAATGGTAAGGTGGTGGCGTAA
- a CDS encoding YebC/PmpR family DNA-binding transcriptional regulator, which produces MAGHSKWANIKRQKARVDAKKGKTFTQLSRAIIVAARHGIPDPAGNFQLRTAIEKAKAAGIPNDNIERAIAKGAGTYNDGEANYEEIRYEGYGAGGVAILIEALTDNRNRTAADLRAAFSKNGGNLGETGCVSWMFSHKGVVTLTGEIDEEALLEASLIGEAEGYSAIEDSDEVEVLSAVENLEHLNQTLQDAGFTVKEAELRWFPETEMNLTDEAQIETILRMIEMIEALDDVQTVTSNLAIAPALATL; this is translated from the coding sequence ATGGCTGGACATAGTAAGTGGGCAAATATTAAACGACAAAAGGCACGGGTTGATGCGAAGAAAGGGAAAACGTTTACCCAGTTATCGCGGGCAATCATTGTTGCGGCTCGCCATGGCATTCCTGATCCGGCGGGCAATTTTCAACTCCGCACTGCCATTGAGAAAGCAAAGGCCGCTGGCATCCCCAATGACAATATTGAACGGGCGATCGCCAAGGGGGCGGGTACCTACAATGATGGCGAGGCTAATTACGAAGAAATTCGCTACGAAGGCTATGGGGCCGGGGGCGTGGCCATTTTGATCGAAGCCCTCACCGATAACCGTAACCGTACAGCGGCGGATTTACGGGCTGCCTTTAGTAAAAATGGTGGCAATTTGGGAGAAACGGGTTGTGTGAGCTGGATGTTTAGCCACAAAGGGGTGGTGACACTCACGGGGGAGATCGACGAAGAAGCCCTACTAGAAGCGTCTTTAATCGGCGAAGCGGAAGGCTACAGTGCCATTGAAGATAGTGATGAGGTGGAAGTGCTCAGCGCCGTCGAGAACCTCGAACACCTCAACCAGACCTTGCAAGATGCAGGTTTTACGGTAAAAGAGGCGGAGTTACGGTGGTTTCCAGAGACGGAAATGAACCTCACCGACGAGGCCCAGATCGAAACGATCCTCAGGATGATTGAAATGATCGAAGCCCTCGATGATGTGCAAACGGTCACCAGTAATTTGGCGATCGCCCCGGCCTTGGCGACCCTTTAA